The following are encoded together in the Pedobacter steynii genome:
- a CDS encoding TetR/AcrR family transcriptional regulator translates to MEFVAKSESTRQFIVESTSGLFNKKGYAGTALSDLIEATKLSKGSIYGNFENKEAVAIAAFDYNLSQVKQLIQAKVSQFPGYKEKLFAHAQVYHSFEQTPFPEGGCPLMNAGVEADDTNEVLREKAADGIMSWMSNLATLIEKGMATNVFRPDTNSNETATTIIALIEGGLMMSKVTRSSGMMDSIVSVIGELIERISNPNESY, encoded by the coding sequence GTGGAATTTGTAGCAAAATCAGAAAGTACCCGTCAGTTTATTGTTGAATCCACTTCAGGGCTCTTCAATAAGAAGGGCTATGCGGGCACTGCACTTTCCGATCTTATCGAAGCAACGAAACTTAGCAAAGGAAGTATTTACGGTAATTTTGAAAATAAAGAAGCGGTAGCAATTGCCGCCTTTGATTATAATTTATCACAGGTAAAGCAATTGATCCAGGCAAAAGTAAGTCAGTTTCCGGGATATAAAGAGAAATTATTTGCCCATGCCCAGGTGTATCACAGCTTTGAACAGACTCCTTTTCCGGAAGGAGGATGTCCGTTGATGAATGCAGGTGTGGAGGCGGATGATACCAATGAAGTTTTAAGGGAAAAAGCTGCCGACGGGATTATGAGCTGGATGAGCAATCTGGCTACGCTGATTGAAAAAGGAATGGCAACCAATGTATTTCGTCCTGATACCAATAGTAATGAAACTGCAACCACCATTATCGCCTTGATTGAAGGCGGATTAATGATGTCTAAAGTTACCCGTAGTTCCGGAATGATGGACAGCATTGTCTCCGTGATCGGAGAATTGATCGAAAGAATTTCCAACCCTAATGAATCTTATTAA
- a CDS encoding PaaI family thioesterase, which yields MLKPSEFFTQNIGKEMTTSPSPVLNWLKPVILSVEKGKLILQYTIRKEMTNPMGILHGGMTAAIIDDAMGATLFGYDEPHYYVTVNLAIDYFSSAKEGDLIVAETTMIKKGRQIANVQCEVWNEGRTRIIARGYSNLLRTEKRQAPEAP from the coding sequence ATGCTTAAACCATCAGAATTTTTTACGCAGAATATCGGCAAGGAGATGACAACATCACCTTCTCCGGTGCTAAATTGGTTAAAGCCTGTTATTCTGTCCGTAGAAAAAGGAAAGTTAATTTTGCAATATACCATCAGAAAAGAAATGACCAATCCAATGGGGATTCTTCATGGCGGGATGACGGCTGCCATCATAGATGATGCAATGGGGGCAACCTTATTCGGGTATGACGAGCCTCATTATTACGTAACTGTAAACCTGGCCATTGATTATTTTTCTTCTGCGAAAGAGGGTGACCTCATCGTCGCAGAAACAACTATGATTAAGAAAGGAAGGCAGATTGCAAATGTACAATGTGAAGTATGGAATGAGGGGCGTACAAGAATCATCGCGCGGGGATATAGTAACCTGTTGCGTACGGAAAAAAGACAGGCACCAGAAGCGCCTTAG
- a CDS encoding GAF domain-containing protein, producing the protein MSSTAKNTLLLIKKNMTLLSFQDSPFTVKLSFDKYIGTIATSTQENHRELLKEVAQYPELRTGMTELSVIEEHQELISRLLADFFPRGLSLNEIKAVSIPYTETIFNHTDRFKAILKAAGDSFQINIRGFDEHQFYVLSCCLILNQYYGTKLDFGKPLFYDIPMQNGVAKHYRIMYNADYLEVEPTENVVKLSQEEIDLLINSYDDLELWREKFPSGSWILKGFALMTLFDATIENAVSIFKEKLLKLKANDFQTSIESIFQSIYRIPDLQVGITLYHPAEHKFGITTIGEPVKSFILPDRQQRVDQDVLCPNSYRRIVEQKASVVISDSLKFQESEPDNILANRFLAQGIKSFILMPIVKNETLLGVLEVVSPRSKDFNSINVNKLEEVVPFLTDTIERLISELQNQVQVVIQEKFTTIHPSVYWKFHAEAQRLIYDRQLGFDATVREIIFPEVYPLYGQVDIKGSSEARNHSIQQDFRTQLNGITFILDQMTAPLSFENSQKEKRSIEAFLKELSFPLQASTEQHISTYIETIIHPLFREARTPALLPLIQHYFLSTNEETGDFHTSRRRYENTISQINEEMAKILDHSQIRAQQIFPHYYERFKTDGIEHNLYIGSSISPGLNFDFEKLHELRLWQLRTLMQMEIAHNRLKAGLPYPLDVTTLLLSYHSAITIRFRMDEKRFDVDGSYNARFEIAKKRIDKANIKNTTERITASGKVTIVYSNDSEEQEYLRHIHTLSAEGLLTAETEHLEVEDLVGLSGLKAFRVKIIHSAS; encoded by the coding sequence ATGAGCAGTACAGCAAAAAATACTTTACTTTTAATTAAAAAAAACATGACGCTGCTTTCCTTTCAGGACTCCCCATTTACTGTAAAACTGAGTTTCGATAAATACATCGGGACCATAGCAACATCTACTCAGGAAAACCACAGGGAATTGTTAAAAGAAGTGGCTCAATATCCGGAACTCCGGACAGGTATGACAGAGCTATCTGTAATCGAGGAACACCAGGAGCTGATCTCCCGTTTACTGGCTGATTTTTTTCCAAGAGGGTTATCCCTGAATGAAATTAAAGCAGTCAGCATCCCTTATACAGAAACTATTTTTAATCATACTGATCGCTTCAAGGCTATTTTGAAAGCAGCGGGCGATTCATTCCAGATCAATATCAGAGGTTTTGACGAGCATCAGTTCTATGTGCTGAGCTGCTGCCTTATTCTCAATCAATATTATGGGACCAAACTGGATTTTGGGAAGCCTTTATTCTACGATATTCCCATGCAGAATGGTGTTGCCAAGCACTACAGAATCATGTACAATGCGGATTATCTGGAAGTGGAACCAACGGAAAACGTAGTTAAACTGAGCCAGGAAGAAATTGATTTATTGATCAACAGCTATGATGACCTGGAATTATGGAGAGAAAAATTTCCATCCGGAAGTTGGATTCTTAAAGGATTTGCGCTAATGACATTGTTTGATGCCACCATTGAAAATGCGGTTTCAATATTTAAAGAGAAATTGTTAAAACTCAAAGCCAATGATTTCCAAACAAGTATTGAATCTATTTTTCAATCGATCTACAGAATCCCCGACTTACAGGTTGGGATTACACTTTACCATCCTGCGGAACATAAATTTGGAATTACCACCATTGGGGAGCCTGTAAAAAGTTTCATTTTACCTGACCGTCAGCAAAGGGTTGATCAGGATGTACTTTGCCCGAATTCTTACCGTAGAATAGTGGAGCAGAAAGCAAGTGTGGTCATTTCTGACAGCCTTAAATTCCAGGAATCCGAGCCGGATAATATCCTGGCCAACCGGTTTTTAGCACAGGGTATTAAGAGTTTTATATTGATGCCCATCGTTAAAAATGAAACTCTTTTAGGGGTGTTAGAAGTAGTTTCTCCCCGTTCAAAAGATTTTAACAGCATCAATGTAAACAAGTTAGAAGAGGTGGTCCCATTTCTGACCGATACCATCGAGCGACTGATCTCTGAACTTCAAAATCAGGTCCAGGTGGTCATTCAGGAGAAGTTCACTACGATTCATCCCAGTGTTTACTGGAAATTTCATGCGGAGGCCCAAAGGTTAATTTACGACCGGCAACTGGGTTTCGATGCAACAGTAAGAGAGATCATTTTTCCTGAAGTTTATCCGTTATATGGTCAGGTAGATATTAAAGGTTCTTCGGAGGCACGTAACCATAGCATTCAACAGGATTTCAGAACCCAGCTAAACGGAATAACGTTTATTCTGGATCAAATGACTGCCCCCCTTTCTTTTGAGAATAGTCAAAAAGAAAAAAGATCAATTGAAGCTTTTCTTAAAGAACTGTCTTTTCCGCTTCAGGCAAGTACAGAGCAACATATCAGCACTTATATCGAAACCATTATCCATCCCCTTTTTCGGGAGGCGAGGACTCCTGCCCTGCTACCACTGATCCAACATTATTTCTTATCGACTAACGAAGAAACAGGAGATTTCCATACCAGCAGAAGGCGATATGAGAACACCATTTCTCAGATTAATGAAGAAATGGCGAAAATCCTTGACCATAGCCAGATCAGGGCGCAGCAAATATTTCCTCATTATTATGAACGTTTTAAAACAGATGGTATAGAACATAACTTATATATTGGTTCTTCCATATCACCAGGCCTGAACTTTGATTTTGAAAAGCTCCATGAACTCCGCCTATGGCAGCTCAGAACACTGATGCAAATGGAAATTGCCCACAATCGTCTAAAAGCAGGCCTGCCTTATCCTTTAGATGTCACCACACTCCTGCTCAGCTACCATTCGGCCATTACCATACGTTTTAGAATGGATGAAAAAAGATTTGACGTTGACGGCAGCTACAATGCCAGATTCGAAATCGCGAAAAAAAGAATTGATAAAGCCAATATCAAAAATACAACTGAAAGGATCACAGCAAGTGGAAAAGTCACCATTGTTTACTCCAATGACTCAGAAGAACAGGAATACCTCCGACATATCCATACCTTAAGCGCAGAAGGTTTGTTAACAGCTGAAACCGAGCATTTAGAGGTAGAGGATCTGGTAGGGCTTTCCGGTCTGAAAGCCTTTAGGGTTAAAATTATACATTCAGCATCATAA
- a CDS encoding phosphatase PAP2 family protein, giving the protein MAQQADSLAKKNTFRIAPFIIPTVFISYGLMAKGDNFIRDLDRTTQSELQEDHPKFSKSADDFMRYVPALAVYGLNLAGVKGRNNLLDATGNYAVSMGIMTAVVAIAKKQSHRLRPDGSSYDSFPSGHAAASFASAEFLKQEYKDVSPWLGYAGYVVATTTGVFRLYNNKHWVSDVVAGAGVGILSAKLGYLVYPPLKRLIMGRKQTNFNLMPAYQEKALGFSFSGRF; this is encoded by the coding sequence ATGGCACAGCAAGCGGATTCTTTGGCAAAGAAAAATACTTTTCGCATAGCACCTTTTATTATACCTACCGTATTTATCAGCTATGGACTAATGGCAAAAGGTGATAATTTTATCAGAGATCTGGATCGTACCACACAAAGCGAACTTCAGGAGGATCATCCTAAATTTTCAAAAAGCGCAGATGATTTTATGCGTTACGTACCTGCTCTGGCTGTTTATGGATTAAATCTGGCTGGTGTAAAAGGGAGAAATAATTTGTTGGATGCTACAGGAAATTATGCCGTTTCCATGGGAATCATGACGGCTGTGGTAGCTATCGCCAAAAAACAATCACATCGTCTTCGCCCTGATGGAAGCAGCTACGATTCTTTTCCTTCCGGGCATGCTGCAGCTTCCTTTGCTTCCGCAGAATTTCTGAAGCAGGAATACAAAGATGTTTCGCCATGGTTGGGTTATGCAGGGTATGTGGTGGCTACTACTACCGGGGTTTTCAGGCTCTATAACAATAAGCATTGGGTAAGTGATGTAGTTGCAGGTGCGGGGGTAGGGATTTTGTCTGCAAAGCTGGGATATCTGGTATATCCTCCTTTGAAAAGGCTGATTATGGGAAGAAAGCAAACCAACTTCAACCTTATGCCTGCTTATCAGGAAAAAGCGCTTGGCTTTTCTTTTTCGGGAAGATTCTAA
- a CDS encoding helix-turn-helix domain-containing protein, which produces MIKENLHEPFSITFKKIGECLKDDHQHSFFELIYVISGTGLQSINKNNFSYHPGHLFLITPEDYHSLEVETSTEFFFLRFNDIYIRNNSLLAENVKRLEYILHNANHQPGCILKNKTDKVLVGAMVAAIEQEFLNKDLYNKELIQQLINTLIIVVARNIAKYLPEQVNMKNEEKALDILQYIQSNIYEPDKLKAEHISNNFGISNAYLGRYFKKHADETMQQYITNYKIKLIEHRLQFSDKRINEIAYEFGFTDESHLNKYFRKQKGDSPKEYRKRTRLATENSKTTSKPKTSGIAGPTK; this is translated from the coding sequence ATGATCAAGGAAAACTTACACGAACCCTTTTCTATCACGTTTAAAAAGATCGGGGAATGTCTTAAGGACGACCACCAGCATAGCTTTTTTGAATTGATTTATGTCATTTCCGGTACCGGATTACAATCTATCAATAAAAATAATTTTTCTTATCATCCGGGGCACCTCTTTTTAATTACTCCGGAGGACTATCATTCCTTAGAGGTGGAGACCAGTACCGAATTCTTCTTTCTCCGTTTCAACGACATCTACATCCGTAACAATAGTCTCCTGGCCGAAAACGTTAAACGATTAGAGTACATCTTACATAACGCCAATCATCAGCCGGGTTGTATCCTTAAAAATAAAACCGATAAGGTGCTGGTTGGAGCAATGGTTGCAGCAATAGAGCAGGAGTTTCTAAATAAGGATCTCTATAATAAAGAACTCATTCAGCAACTAATCAATACTTTAATCATCGTTGTTGCCCGTAATATTGCAAAATATCTGCCGGAGCAGGTCAATATGAAGAATGAAGAGAAAGCATTGGATATCCTGCAATATATTCAGAGTAATATCTATGAGCCGGATAAGTTAAAAGCGGAACATATCAGTAATAATTTCGGTATTTCGAACGCTTATCTGGGCAGGTATTTTAAAAAGCACGCTGATGAAACCATGCAACAATACATCACCAATTACAAAATTAAACTGATCGAACATCGCCTGCAGTTCAGTGATAAAAGGATCAACGAAATTGCTTACGAATTTGGCTTTACTGATGAGAGTCATTTGAATAAATATTTCCGAAAGCAAAAAGGAGACAGCCCAAAGGAGTATAGAAAAAGAACTAGGCTTGCTACTGAAAATAGTAAGACAACATCTAAACCTAAAACCTCAGGTATAGCAGGTCCAACAAAATAG
- a CDS encoding phosphatase PAP2 family protein, with product MIKLRLLLIACCIPGLMYAQVQQSDSLAVKNAAGNSLKMKSLIVPAIFIGYGAVSLGNNVVRNLDKTTKNELQEDHPLFAAHVDDYSQFAPALAVYALNLAGIKGRHSLADATGIYILSSAIMGGTVSVLKNTSYRLRPNGNGYHSFPSGHTANAFAAAEFLNQEYKDVSSWYGYAGYTVAAATGILRMYNNKHWFSDVVAGAGIGILSTKVASYVYPHLKKLVLGKQNVNYNIAPLYQDKAIGLSFRGTL from the coding sequence ATGATAAAGTTACGTCTCCTTTTAATTGCGTGTTGTATCCCTGGATTAATGTATGCCCAGGTTCAGCAATCAGATTCTTTAGCAGTAAAAAATGCAGCCGGAAATTCACTAAAAATGAAGTCGTTAATTGTTCCTGCCATATTTATTGGGTATGGAGCGGTATCTTTAGGTAATAATGTGGTCAGAAATCTGGATAAGACAACTAAAAATGAACTTCAGGAAGATCATCCTTTGTTTGCAGCTCATGTGGATGACTATTCCCAGTTCGCGCCGGCACTCGCCGTATATGCCTTAAATCTTGCCGGGATCAAAGGCAGACATAGTCTGGCTGATGCGACCGGGATTTATATATTGTCTTCTGCGATTATGGGTGGAACGGTTTCTGTTTTGAAAAATACTTCATATCGATTGAGGCCTAATGGGAATGGATATCATTCTTTTCCTTCAGGACATACTGCAAATGCCTTTGCTGCTGCTGAATTTTTAAATCAGGAGTATAAAGATGTCTCTTCATGGTATGGTTATGCCGGATATACCGTTGCGGCGGCTACAGGAATCTTGAGAATGTACAACAATAAACACTGGTTTAGTGATGTAGTTGCAGGGGCGGGGATAGGAATTTTGTCGACAAAAGTTGCCAGCTACGTTTATCCTCATTTAAAGAAATTAGTGTTGGGTAAACAAAATGTGAATTACAACATAGCACCCTTGTATCAGGATAAAGCAATCGGACTTTCTTTTCGTGGTACACTTTAG
- a CDS encoding HAD family hydrolase — MKPMTTKALLLDIGGVLLTNGWDSASRRLAAEHFAIDFADMNDRHRIIFDAYESGKMTLDEYLNLLVFCQERDFSMQEFKDFMFGQSQAYPETIALIKQLKQQYGLQVIAVNNEGRELNEYRVSKFELKSFFDIFSSSCFVHTRKPDKDFYTIALDLAQVKADEVIYLDDRLVFIQAAQQLGITGIHHTTTENTRLAFAEYGLKV; from the coding sequence ATGAAACCTATGACCACAAAAGCTTTACTCCTGGATATTGGCGGCGTATTATTAACCAATGGCTGGGATAGTGCTTCCAGAAGACTTGCAGCAGAACATTTTGCGATTGATTTTGCAGATATGAACGACCGTCACCGAATCATTTTTGATGCTTATGAATCGGGGAAAATGACTTTGGATGAGTATCTGAATCTGCTTGTATTTTGTCAGGAGCGAGATTTTAGCATGCAGGAATTTAAGGACTTCATGTTTGGTCAATCACAAGCCTATCCGGAAACCATTGCCCTCATCAAACAGCTTAAGCAGCAATATGGCTTACAGGTGATTGCCGTGAATAATGAAGGCAGAGAGTTAAACGAATATCGGGTGAGCAAGTTTGAGTTGAAAAGCTTTTTTGATATCTTTTCTTCTTCCTGCTTCGTCCACACCCGTAAGCCCGATAAAGACTTTTATACGATCGCCCTTGACCTTGCGCAGGTAAAAGCAGATGAAGTTATTTACCTGGACGACAGGCTGGTTTTTATTCAGGCAGCGCAACAGCTGGGCATTACCGGGATTCATCACACGACAACAGAAAATACGCGTCTGGCTTTCGCAGAATACGGATTAAAGGTTTAG
- a CDS encoding DUF4198 domain-containing protein: MRSTYPLLILLFLLSGYQANSQIRLIVLDQYNLKKGDTLQANLSSHVHLQSESAPRSATTLSTDINLFQKSKKINLNSFISADHTILKYKPELTGPALLEISQKSFAEYSKEEYLSNLKEQGLVPIAKELESILNGKDKVKDSATFYTKSLVSLDKKKPFSKDPITNDHEITLKSNPFGATYGDQLTAVLTMRGKPLPNAPVILYVKARSGNIISELLRSDAEGMLTVKLDIEGVYFLQHLFIANVSTNNEISSLWSTFSFEFVNNVYQRSTYSEFGF, translated from the coding sequence ATGAGATCTACTTACCCTCTGTTAATCCTCTTATTTCTTTTGTCTGGTTATCAGGCAAATTCCCAGATCCGGTTAATTGTTTTAGATCAATATAACCTGAAAAAGGGAGATACGTTGCAGGCAAATCTATCCAGCCATGTTCACCTGCAATCCGAATCTGCCCCCCGTTCTGCCACTACCCTTTCTACCGACATCAATCTGTTCCAGAAATCAAAAAAGATAAACCTCAATTCCTTTATCTCCGCAGATCATACCATACTAAAATACAAACCCGAACTGACAGGACCGGCCTTATTGGAAATTTCTCAAAAGAGTTTCGCGGAATATTCAAAAGAAGAATACCTGAGCAATCTTAAGGAACAAGGTTTAGTTCCGATTGCAAAGGAGCTGGAGTCTATTCTCAATGGAAAGGACAAGGTAAAAGACAGTGCCACTTTTTACACGAAATCACTTGTTTCATTAGATAAAAAGAAACCTTTTTCAAAAGATCCCATTACAAATGATCATGAAATCACCCTCAAAAGCAATCCTTTTGGAGCCACTTACGGAGATCAGCTAACCGCTGTACTGACCATGCGTGGTAAACCCCTTCCTAATGCGCCCGTGATCCTCTATGTTAAGGCCCGTTCCGGAAATATCATAAGTGAACTACTGAGGTCTGATGCTGAGGGAATGTTGACGGTGAAGTTAGATATAGAAGGAGTTTATTTTTTACAGCACCTCTTTATTGCCAATGTCAGCACCAATAACGAAATCAGTAGTTTATGGTCGACTTTTAGCTTTGAATTTGTCAACAATGTCTATCAGCGCAGCACTTATTCGGAGTTTGGATTTTAA
- a CDS encoding NADP-dependent oxidoreductase: MKAIVLKEPGTTDQLVISEISIPAIQAEEILVEVKVISINPVDIKTRKGKGRYAKLKEENPIILGWDISGVVKESKSDLFNVGDEVFGMVNFPGHGKAYAEYVAAPAAHLSLKPDNISHEEAAGATLAALTAWQLLINYGRIKKDDRVLIHAAAGGVGHFAVQMAKHLGAYVIGTSSGKNKDFVLSLGADEHIDYTTHAFETQVKDLDFVLDTMGGEYIDRSLKVIKTGGTLVSIPSGLNDEVAEKASAKGVNGYATFVESNGEDMKTIAGLLEKGSIKSHISESYPFDQMAAAHQHIENGRTIGKIVVTLP, from the coding sequence ATGAAAGCAATCGTATTAAAAGAACCAGGAACTACAGATCAGCTGGTCATTTCAGAAATATCAATACCAGCTATTCAGGCTGAAGAGATTTTGGTTGAGGTAAAAGTGATCAGCATCAATCCTGTTGATATCAAAACCAGGAAGGGAAAAGGCCGTTATGCAAAACTAAAGGAGGAAAACCCGATCATCCTCGGTTGGGACATTTCCGGGGTAGTAAAGGAATCAAAGTCTGACCTATTTAATGTCGGTGATGAGGTTTTCGGAATGGTTAACTTCCCCGGACATGGAAAAGCTTATGCAGAATATGTGGCTGCTCCGGCTGCCCATTTATCGCTGAAACCAGATAACATTAGCCACGAGGAAGCTGCCGGAGCTACTCTTGCGGCACTTACCGCCTGGCAACTATTGATAAATTATGGCAGGATTAAAAAAGACGACCGGGTGCTGATCCATGCTGCAGCAGGCGGAGTAGGTCATTTTGCCGTTCAGATGGCAAAACATCTTGGGGCTTATGTCATTGGCACCTCTTCAGGAAAAAATAAAGATTTCGTTTTATCACTCGGCGCAGATGAGCATATCGACTATACGACCCATGCATTTGAAACACAGGTCAAAGATCTGGATTTTGTATTGGATACCATGGGCGGCGAATATATTGACCGCTCTCTGAAAGTCATCAAAACTGGTGGAACACTGGTGAGCATCCCCAGCGGACTAAATGATGAAGTGGCAGAAAAAGCCAGCGCGAAAGGCGTCAACGGTTATGCCACCTTTGTTGAATCGAATGGCGAAGACATGAAAACAATAGCCGGGCTACTGGAAAAAGGAAGCATTAAATCACATATTTCCGAAAGCTATCCTTTTGATCAGATGGCTGCTGCACATCAGCATATTGAAAACGGAAGAACGATTGGCAAGATTGTAGTTACGCTACCTTAA
- a CDS encoding mechanosensitive ion channel family protein codes for MNKLEIVIERLMTRLVDSLPSFVSAILILVIGVWLIKFLLRVLTNRLNKGKIDSSLTNFLLSILKAILYILLLLTVTSTLGIPNTSFVAVLGAAGLAIGLALQGSLSNFAGGVLILLFKPFRIGHFISSSNGVEGTVQKIDILYTTLKAKNGTTLYAPNGPLANAVINNVSDNETRMAEYVIGVSYNSDIDVARDVILKVLAADPLVLKEPAPVVLVSALGDNAVNLTTRAWSANANFWPTYHRNYQLIKQELDKNNIGIPYPQREIHVISDTPAPALGAQ; via the coding sequence ATGAATAAATTAGAAATCGTTATAGAACGCTTAATGACCAGATTAGTTGACAGCCTCCCTTCTTTTGTTTCTGCGATTCTCATCTTAGTAATTGGCGTCTGGCTGATCAAGTTTCTGCTTCGTGTTTTAACAAATCGCCTTAACAAAGGAAAAATTGACAGCTCTCTTACCAATTTTCTCCTCAGCATTTTAAAAGCCATCTTATATATTCTTTTATTGCTTACCGTAACCTCAACCCTTGGCATTCCCAACACTTCTTTTGTGGCTGTTCTGGGTGCTGCAGGTCTGGCTATTGGTCTTGCACTGCAGGGCAGTCTTTCCAATTTTGCCGGTGGCGTATTGATTCTGTTATTCAAACCTTTCAGAATCGGCCATTTCATTTCTTCCAGTAATGGCGTAGAAGGAACGGTTCAAAAGATCGACATCCTTTACACGACATTAAAGGCTAAAAATGGCACAACCTTATATGCTCCAAACGGCCCCCTGGCAAATGCGGTGATCAACAACGTTTCTGATAATGAGACCAGGATGGCAGAATACGTGATTGGCGTATCTTATAATTCGGATATTGATGTTGCAAGAGATGTTATCCTCAAAGTTTTAGCTGCTGACCCACTGGTATTAAAAGAACCGGCACCGGTAGTACTTGTCAGCGCTCTGGGAGATAATGCGGTTAACTTAACCACGAGGGCCTGGTCGGCAAATGCTAATTTCTGGCCAACTTACCACAGGAACTATCAATTGATCAAACAGGAACTGGATAAGAACAATATTGGCATCCCTTATCCGCAGCGCGAGATCCATGTGATATCCGATACGCCCGCACCAGCTCTTGGAGCGCAGTAA
- the fabF gene encoding beta-ketoacyl-ACP synthase II yields the protein MKRVVVTGMGVISPLGNSVDELWKNILAGKSGVGPITKFDSAKFKTHFACEVKDFNAEDYLEKKEVRKYDVFTQFAIAASDQAIKDSGLDFSTMEEADRYEVGVIWATGNGGIGTFEQQLKEYHLGDGTPRFNPYFIPKMIVDIAAGVISIRNQLHGPNYCTVSACASSNTAIISAFDTIRLGKANVMIAGGSEAAITDSSVGGFNAAQALSKNNDDAVHASRPFDKDRDGFVIAEGAAALVLEEYEHAIKRGATIYGEMVGGGMAADAYHLTGTHPEGLGAIQGMKKALADAGIQPEQIDYINAHATSTGLGDLSELKGIKAVFKDSQVAISGTKSMTGHLLGAAGALESVISILSAKHDMIPATTNTVTLDEAIPEGLNIVLGKSIAKKVNYVMNNTFGFGGHTATSIFKKYEA from the coding sequence ATGAAAAGAGTAGTCGTAACCGGAATGGGAGTTATTAGTCCATTAGGAAATTCAGTTGATGAATTGTGGAAAAATATCCTTGCAGGTAAAAGTGGAGTAGGACCAATCACCAAGTTTGATTCTGCCAAATTTAAAACTCATTTTGCCTGTGAAGTCAAAGACTTTAATGCAGAAGATTACCTGGAGAAAAAAGAAGTCAGGAAATATGACGTTTTTACCCAGTTTGCTATTGCAGCAAGTGACCAGGCCATCAAAGATTCGGGCCTTGATTTCTCCACTATGGAGGAAGCAGACCGTTATGAAGTAGGTGTGATCTGGGCAACAGGAAACGGAGGAATAGGTACTTTTGAGCAACAACTGAAAGAATATCACCTGGGTGATGGTACCCCTAGATTCAATCCTTATTTTATCCCTAAAATGATTGTAGACATTGCTGCAGGTGTAATTTCCATTCGCAACCAGCTGCATGGACCTAACTACTGTACGGTTTCTGCCTGTGCTTCTTCCAACACTGCAATTATCAGTGCTTTCGATACCATCAGATTGGGGAAAGCAAATGTGATGATTGCCGGTGGTTCTGAAGCTGCGATTACTGATTCTTCAGTAGGTGGATTCAATGCTGCTCAGGCCTTGTCAAAAAATAATGATGATGCAGTACACGCTTCACGTCCTTTCGATAAAGATCGCGATGGTTTTGTCATCGCTGAAGGTGCTGCAGCATTAGTTTTGGAAGAATACGAGCATGCGATAAAAAGAGGAGCAACAATTTATGGTGAAATGGTTGGAGGTGGCATGGCCGCCGATGCTTACCACTTAACCGGTACCCATCCGGAAGGATTAGGTGCAATCCAGGGAATGAAAAAGGCATTGGCCGATGCTGGAATTCAACCGGAACAAATTGATTATATCAATGCACATGCAACTTCAACTGGCCTTGGTGATTTAAGTGAACTTAAAGGAATTAAGGCGGTCTTTAAAGATTCACAGGTGGCCATCAGTGGAACAAAATCTATGACAGGCCATTTGCTGGGAGCTGCAGGTGCGCTGGAAAGTGTGATCAGTATCCTTTCTGCAAAACATGATATGATTCCGGCTACTACGAATACAGTTACCCTGGATGAAGCTATTCCTGAAGGATTAAACATCGTCTTAGGTAAATCAATCGCTAAAAAGGTGAACTACGTGATGAACAATACCTTTGGTTTTGGTGGTCATACCGCAACTTCTATCTTTAAAAAATACGAAGCTTAA